From a single Lentisphaera profundi genomic region:
- a CDS encoding prepilin-type N-terminal cleavage/methylation domain-containing protein — MKQKFTLIELLVVIAIIGILASLLLPSLAKSRKKARTAVCLNTLKQISTALYIYDEDYSFSTSRTSANTGITDSLNLSPEMWECPEDQGTWDNSGQANLAGTTFERIGTSYH, encoded by the coding sequence ATGAAACAAAAATTCACGTTGATCGAACTTCTCGTGGTGATTGCCATTATCGGGATATTAGCCAGTTTGCTCTTGCCTTCTTTGGCAAAATCGAGAAAAAAAGCTAGAACAGCTGTCTGTCTTAATACACTAAAACAGATTTCTACAGCCCTTTATATCTACGATGAAGACTACAGTTTTTCCACAAGTAGAACATCTGCGAATACAGGAATAACTGATAGCTTAAATCTAAGTCCTGAAATGTGGGAATGTCCGGAGGATCAAGGGACTTGGGACAATAGTGGTCAAGCTAATCTCGCTGGTACGACCTTTGAGCGGATAGGGACGAGTTACCATTAG
- a CDS encoding YbgA family protein, whose protein sequence is MSKIKIGLSACLAGENVRYNGQNSLNKLITQDLEEYFEYVKVCPEVAIGMGTPRETIRVVRDGELQLRASRSNTDYSKDMRDFAKADMKRVADADLCGFIFKKGSPSCGVFRVKIYNTDGMPQVEKTSGFYAAQVMESFPWLPVEEEGRLNDPPLFENFIQKTFALGHWKEMLKEGLSHKGLLDFHQYHKYWIMAHNQAGLKRLGKMLANRGERSVEELASEYLKEYSEIVHRPPTSLKHSNVLYHLLGYFKQDIDSFDKGEMVKLIEQYRENHIPLVVPITRLAYFAKKYKQEYLLNQSYLRHPENLGVLNRL, encoded by the coding sequence ATGAGTAAAATTAAGATAGGTTTATCTGCGTGTTTAGCGGGTGAAAACGTGCGTTACAATGGGCAGAATTCTTTAAATAAACTAATTACACAAGACTTGGAAGAGTATTTCGAGTATGTAAAAGTTTGTCCTGAAGTAGCTATTGGAATGGGGACACCGCGAGAGACTATTCGAGTAGTACGAGATGGTGAATTACAGTTACGTGCTTCGCGAAGCAATACTGATTACTCGAAAGACATGCGCGATTTTGCGAAGGCAGATATGAAGCGTGTGGCCGATGCCGATCTCTGTGGTTTTATTTTCAAAAAAGGTTCGCCGAGTTGCGGAGTCTTTCGTGTCAAAATTTATAATACGGATGGGATGCCTCAGGTCGAAAAAACGTCAGGTTTTTATGCGGCTCAAGTGATGGAGAGTTTCCCATGGCTGCCAGTTGAAGAAGAAGGGCGACTCAATGATCCCCCCTTATTCGAGAACTTTATTCAAAAAACATTTGCCTTGGGTCACTGGAAAGAGATGCTTAAAGAAGGCTTAAGTCATAAAGGCCTACTCGATTTTCATCAATATCATAAGTATTGGATTATGGCTCATAATCAAGCGGGGCTTAAGCGCTTGGGCAAAATGTTGGCGAATCGCGGTGAGCGTAGTGTCGAAGAATTAGCGAGTGAGTATCTTAAGGAGTACAGCGAAATAGTTCATCGCCCACCGACCTCACTCAAACATTCTAATGTACTGTATCATCTCCTGGGATATTTTAAGCAGGATATAGATTCCTTCGACAAGGGAGAAATGGTAAAACTTATCGAGCAGTACCGTGAAAATCATATTCCACTCGTAGTACCAATTACACGTTTGGCATATTTTGCGAAAAAATATAAGCAGGAGTATTTACTCAATCAGAGTTACTTACGTCACCCCGAAAATTTGGGTGTTCTTAATCGTTTATAA
- a CDS encoding LacI family DNA-binding transcriptional regulator, with protein sequence MSVTVKDIADRANVSTATVSRALNPEQTGIKPEVRNEIVALAERMGYKKKGRKASKTDSGYVGIIYKREPTSFVNGGVLGDRLYQAIEVALYNQGKQALMHNIALDDAAPDFLKDGLVSGVLLVELDIDNDHKLLKELKQLKIPAVAVNHPGYLDKFDVVSVNYVQCFQLLTKRLLAKGCQKIAFASNDFGHYVTRNSFLGYGLAMYEVGKTPQETFWLKEKDSLDVGRQIARDIVADGSIDGVVCMSNQIAGNLINELNNLGKRVPQDIRVCGFDPQSIDDTEVTSGVYDLPEMTTRAVELLAYRSHQTKIQPVKVTTYCRIQEGRSD encoded by the coding sequence ATGTCTGTAACAGTAAAAGACATCGCAGATCGTGCCAATGTATCAACGGCAACAGTATCGCGTGCTCTAAATCCTGAACAAACGGGAATAAAGCCGGAAGTGCGCAATGAGATTGTCGCACTTGCGGAGCGTATGGGTTATAAAAAGAAAGGGCGAAAAGCTAGTAAGACTGATAGTGGCTATGTAGGAATTATTTATAAGCGTGAACCGACAAGTTTTGTCAATGGCGGTGTACTTGGCGATCGTCTTTATCAGGCCATTGAAGTGGCTCTGTATAATCAGGGCAAACAAGCTTTGATGCACAATATTGCTCTTGATGATGCCGCACCTGATTTTTTAAAGGATGGCTTGGTTTCCGGGGTACTTTTGGTAGAGTTAGATATTGATAATGATCATAAATTACTGAAAGAGTTAAAGCAATTAAAAATTCCTGCGGTAGCCGTGAATCACCCTGGCTATCTCGATAAATTTGATGTTGTCAGTGTAAATTACGTACAATGCTTTCAATTATTGACCAAGCGTTTACTCGCTAAGGGTTGTCAAAAAATTGCCTTTGCCTCGAATGATTTTGGTCATTATGTGACGCGCAACAGTTTTCTGGGTTACGGTTTAGCCATGTATGAAGTGGGTAAGACACCTCAAGAAACATTTTGGTTAAAAGAAAAGGATTCCCTTGATGTGGGCCGTCAGATCGCGCGCGATATTGTTGCCGATGGTTCGATTGATGGCGTCGTATGTATGTCTAATCAGATCGCAGGAAATTTGATTAATGAACTCAATAACTTAGGAAAAAGAGTGCCTCAAGATATTAGGGTTTGTGGATTTGATCCTCAATCAATTGATGATACTGAGGTAACTTCGGGAGTTTACGATTTACCTGAGATGACCACCCGTGCAGTGGAATTGCTTGCTTACCGCTCGCATCAAACTAAGATTCAGCCAGTGAAAGTGACGACTTATTGCCGCATCCAAGAAGGTAGAAGTGATTAA
- a CDS encoding MerR family transcriptional regulator, which produces MKSFSPREIATALDVSQASIKRWVDKGLIEAEKTAGGHRRITLQALKSYLDANNKTLANPDILDLPHSSGRAKTKLKDSQATFSDDLRQCNDSRVRALIYDLFLSGTSCSQLFDELVKPAIKSIKLSFASGEIDDFQEQRSLQICQRLLFGFEQYFKAPNQDAPHALLGTLSSDKNTLEIQMLEVCLREKGMRTEFLGSELNPLSYQRALKILKPQVLALGFSVLSEQSLAELHVLEEFCYENQILFFLITDLPVNVEEEFETIIPVPNFAAIDSFL; this is translated from the coding sequence ATGAAAAGCTTTAGCCCCAGAGAAATAGCCACGGCCTTAGACGTGAGTCAAGCCAGCATCAAGCGCTGGGTTGACAAGGGCTTAATTGAGGCTGAAAAAACCGCTGGCGGTCATCGCCGCATTACCTTGCAGGCTCTAAAAAGCTATCTTGATGCAAATAATAAGACTTTGGCTAATCCGGATATTTTGGATTTGCCTCATAGTAGCGGACGCGCCAAAACAAAACTCAAAGATAGCCAAGCAACTTTTAGTGATGATTTACGTCAATGCAATGATTCCCGTGTTCGTGCTTTGATTTACGATTTGTTTCTCAGTGGTACATCTTGTAGTCAGCTTTTTGATGAGCTGGTTAAACCTGCAATAAAGTCAATTAAATTGAGTTTTGCGAGTGGTGAGATTGATGATTTTCAAGAACAGCGCAGCTTACAGATTTGTCAGCGTTTACTCTTTGGTTTTGAACAATACTTTAAGGCGCCAAATCAAGATGCTCCCCATGCCTTATTAGGGACTTTAAGTAGTGATAAAAATACACTAGAAATCCAAATGTTGGAAGTTTGTTTACGGGAAAAAGGCATGCGTACAGAATTTTTGGGTAGTGAATTAAACCCATTATCATATCAGCGCGCTTTAAAAATACTCAAACCTCAAGTCTTAGCCTTGGGTTTTTCAGTCTTGTCTGAGCAGTCTTTAGCAGAACTGCATGTTTTAGAGGAGTTTTGTTACGAAAATCAAATTTTATTTTTCTTAATTACGGATTTACCTGTTAATGTAGAAGAAGAATTTGAGACCATTATTCCCGTCCCCAATTTTGCTGCAATAGATTCATTTTTATAA
- a CDS encoding DUF7133 domain-containing protein has protein sequence MYKKLSTFLALAAITFVNEANAAKVSAAEELANIKEAMPGAVNVKKKYKVLCFSKPYGFPHSSIHTAKKMIQVMGDKTGMFTVDFSDDAKDLSAANLAKYDALYLNNTTKMEKGIKDPLKRKELIDFVKNGGGLFAVHAATDGGWPEYVEMTGGDFDGHPWGHEGTYCLCNEDPTHPIVANIFDGEQSFNINDELYQYKNFDRENNRVLVSIDMSKFQNHRGGMKREDNDYAMVWIKEFGKGRVFVSSPGHNHHIYWNKDMLKMWVEGMRFVLGELEVNTASKSKPAYALPSKSGKQDPLVKQRSEKESMKEFEVQGDYSLELVAGDDMLYEPTLCVWDGNGRMYVAQFETYMQDVDGTGKYDEVSRVLRLEDTNDDGVMDKRTVFADKLNLPRLVLPLKDSVLIGETNTNDIYEYFDTDNDGVSDKKKIWYEGGKRGGNLEHQPSGLLWSMDNNIYTTYNQHAYRFTDGTVTKVETKGNRGQWGLTQDNYGKVIFADAGAGVGPVHTLFPNIYTKWDPKWVREDGFSTVWGIDKVYDAQGGMGSMRDNGTIRRFTDTCGQAVFRGDKLPKEMQGELFFSSPVGRLTRRTTFKVDDKGRQVMHNAYDEKEFIASTDANFRPVNAATGPDGTLYLVDMHRGIIQEGAWVPKGSFIRKAVEFYGLDKNIGHGRIYRVRHKDFQPNDKKPRMLDETPAELVRHLSHANGWWRDEAQKLIVLSGDKSVESALKKVISSGKSDLGRLHALWTLEGLGLIDIDYLKVIYKDKNPHMRAAAIRMTEPYFHKDIKNIYVLKSLIKDPAKEVAIQLMLSASTTVTKETRSLAKAVMNANPENDYLAEIDAELNKAYFEEQQRLAALAKLNAEEAALMAAGKQHFDALCATCHGPDGKGMPAGHGLMAPSFVNNTRVLGDKGVVTRITLHGFTGPIEGKTYAGGMMMPLKTNDDKYLASVLTYIRNSFGNKAEMISEQDVAQVRKESKGVKVPFTEQTLKDLLLNAGGDIKLWKLTASHKPELLINMQDGDEKTTFATKAAMKKGMWIEAEFPHQRNIFKVNLKAKGGDFAKSVKIEVSKDGKIWKTVMDQVKGKTFTSVSFPMVVAKKVRITCLEDKGAWWQLYDLEIVGPGMGDIDQYPKNTRHYLLFKDAKSAKIGWGNFKQDKNISIGKVKYKKGIWTHAHSEMVFDLAGKNYKRFYSKVGHSDSGRDTFLTFEVYLDGERAFDSGDMFKGEAAKFVDVDLSGVKQLKLVVTQGKDVKPDGDHACWADALFVKEAPKKAKKAQKKAKEASTTINI, from the coding sequence ATGTATAAAAAATTAAGCACCTTTCTTGCCTTAGCGGCAATCACTTTTGTAAACGAGGCAAATGCGGCCAAAGTTTCAGCTGCGGAAGAGTTGGCAAATATCAAAGAAGCGATGCCCGGCGCAGTTAATGTAAAGAAGAAATACAAAGTCTTATGCTTTTCAAAGCCCTACGGTTTTCCGCATTCGTCGATCCACACAGCGAAGAAAATGATTCAGGTTATGGGAGATAAAACGGGAATGTTCACGGTTGATTTTAGTGATGATGCTAAAGACCTTTCCGCTGCGAACCTCGCAAAATACGATGCGCTCTATCTTAATAATACGACCAAGATGGAGAAGGGGATTAAGGACCCTCTTAAACGTAAAGAACTAATCGATTTCGTAAAAAATGGCGGAGGCCTTTTTGCGGTGCACGCAGCAACCGATGGAGGTTGGCCCGAGTACGTAGAAATGACTGGTGGCGATTTCGATGGACACCCTTGGGGGCACGAAGGAACTTACTGCCTTTGTAATGAAGATCCGACACATCCGATTGTGGCCAATATTTTTGATGGTGAGCAAAGTTTTAATATCAATGATGAGCTTTATCAGTATAAAAATTTTGACCGTGAAAACAATCGTGTCCTTGTCTCGATTGATATGTCCAAATTCCAAAATCATCGAGGAGGGATGAAAAGAGAGGATAATGATTACGCCATGGTTTGGATAAAAGAGTTTGGTAAGGGTCGTGTATTTGTTTCTAGCCCTGGCCATAATCACCATATTTATTGGAATAAAGATATGCTCAAGATGTGGGTAGAGGGCATGCGTTTTGTCCTTGGTGAGCTCGAGGTCAATACTGCTTCCAAATCTAAGCCAGCTTATGCATTGCCCTCTAAGAGTGGTAAACAAGATCCACTCGTGAAGCAACGCAGTGAAAAAGAAAGTATGAAAGAGTTCGAAGTTCAGGGTGATTACAGTCTCGAACTGGTTGCAGGCGATGATATGCTCTACGAACCCACCCTTTGTGTTTGGGATGGCAATGGTCGCATGTACGTAGCACAATTCGAAACTTATATGCAGGATGTAGATGGCACGGGTAAATACGATGAAGTCAGTCGCGTCTTGCGTCTAGAAGATACCAATGATGATGGTGTCATGGATAAGCGTACGGTGTTTGCAGATAAATTAAATTTACCCCGTTTAGTTTTACCCCTCAAGGATTCAGTACTTATTGGGGAGACCAATACTAATGATATTTATGAATACTTTGATACCGATAATGACGGTGTCTCCGACAAGAAAAAAATCTGGTATGAAGGCGGTAAGCGCGGGGGTAACTTGGAGCATCAACCCAGTGGTCTGCTGTGGTCAATGGATAACAATATTTACACCACTTATAATCAGCATGCCTATCGTTTTACTGATGGTACAGTCACTAAAGTTGAGACCAAAGGCAATCGTGGTCAATGGGGTTTAACCCAAGATAATTATGGTAAAGTGATATTTGCCGATGCGGGTGCAGGAGTGGGGCCAGTGCATACTCTTTTTCCTAATATCTATACTAAATGGGATCCAAAATGGGTTCGTGAAGATGGTTTCTCTACCGTCTGGGGAATTGATAAGGTCTATGATGCTCAAGGTGGAATGGGTTCCATGCGTGATAACGGGACGATTCGTCGCTTTACCGATACTTGTGGTCAGGCGGTTTTTCGCGGAGATAAACTTCCTAAAGAAATGCAGGGTGAACTCTTCTTTAGTTCGCCAGTGGGACGCCTGACGCGTCGTACGACTTTCAAAGTGGATGATAAGGGTCGTCAAGTTATGCATAACGCCTACGACGAAAAAGAATTCATAGCAAGTACCGATGCTAACTTTCGACCCGTCAATGCAGCTACAGGACCTGATGGTACACTGTACTTAGTGGATATGCACCGCGGCATTATCCAAGAAGGTGCTTGGGTTCCCAAGGGATCCTTCATCCGTAAAGCAGTGGAGTTTTATGGCTTGGATAAAAATATTGGTCACGGACGTATTTATCGTGTACGCCATAAAGATTTTCAACCCAATGATAAAAAACCACGTATGTTGGATGAAACGCCCGCAGAATTAGTTCGTCACCTTTCGCATGCCAATGGTTGGTGGCGTGATGAAGCGCAAAAATTGATTGTTTTGAGTGGTGATAAGTCAGTCGAATCAGCACTCAAGAAAGTGATTTCTTCAGGCAAATCAGACTTAGGTCGTTTACATGCTTTATGGACCTTGGAAGGACTGGGCTTAATAGATATTGATTACCTTAAAGTGATCTACAAAGATAAAAATCCCCATATGCGTGCTGCGGCAATTCGTATGACCGAGCCTTATTTTCATAAGGATATAAAAAATATTTACGTCTTGAAGAGCCTCATCAAAGATCCTGCTAAGGAAGTCGCGATTCAACTTATGCTCAGTGCATCTACTACAGTGACTAAAGAAACTCGCTCTTTAGCCAAAGCAGTGATGAACGCGAATCCCGAGAATGATTACTTAGCAGAGATAGATGCTGAGCTTAATAAAGCTTATTTTGAAGAACAGCAGCGCTTAGCGGCCCTCGCAAAACTCAATGCAGAGGAAGCTGCGCTGATGGCGGCGGGTAAACAGCATTTTGATGCACTATGTGCGACTTGTCATGGTCCTGATGGTAAAGGCATGCCTGCGGGACATGGCCTTATGGCGCCCTCTTTTGTCAATAATACTCGTGTTCTTGGTGACAAAGGAGTCGTGACGCGAATTACTCTACACGGTTTTACGGGACCGATTGAGGGAAAAACCTATGCGGGTGGAATGATGATGCCCTTGAAGACCAATGATGATAAGTACCTCGCTTCAGTGCTCACCTATATTCGCAATAGCTTTGGCAATAAAGCAGAAATGATCAGTGAGCAAGATGTAGCGCAAGTCCGCAAAGAAAGCAAGGGCGTGAAAGTACCCTTCACCGAGCAGACTTTAAAAGACTTATTACTTAATGCGGGTGGAGATATCAAACTCTGGAAATTGACTGCTAGTCATAAGCCTGAATTGCTGATAAATATGCAGGATGGCGATGAAAAAACAACTTTTGCGACTAAAGCAGCAATGAAAAAAGGAATGTGGATCGAGGCTGAATTTCCGCATCAACGCAATATTTTCAAAGTGAATTTAAAGGCTAAGGGTGGGGACTTTGCTAAATCGGTAAAAATTGAAGTTTCTAAAGATGGCAAAATCTGGAAGACGGTGATGGATCAAGTCAAAGGCAAGACTTTCACGAGCGTTAGCTTCCCCATGGTCGTAGCGAAAAAAGTACGTATCACTTGCTTAGAAGATAAAGGGGCTTGGTGGCAACTTTACGACTTAGAAATTGTGGGGCCTGGTATGGGGGATATAGATCAGTACCCCAAAAATACACGTCATTACCTACTGTTCAAAGATGCGAAAAGCGCAAAGATTGGCTGGGGAAATTTTAAGCAGGATAAAAATATCAGCATTGGCAAAGTCAAATATAAAAAAGGTATTTGGACCCATGCGCATAGCGAGATGGTTTTCGATCTTGCAGGCAAGAACTACAAGCGTTTTTACAGTAAAGTAGGACACAGCGATAGTGGCCGTGATACCTTCCTGACTTTTGAAGTCTACCTCGATGGTGAACGCGCCTTTGATAGTGGCGATATGTTTAAAGGTGAAGCTGCCAAGTTTGTGGATGTCGACTTGTCAGGAGTTAAGCAACTTAAGTTAGTTGTCACTCAAGGAAAAGATGTTAAGCCCGATGGCGATCACGCTTGCTGGGCCGATGCTCTTTTTGTGAAAGAGGCTCCAAAGAAAGCAAAAAAGGCTCAGAAGAAAGCAAAAGAAGCCAGTACAACAATTAATATTTAG
- a CDS encoding DUF1861 family protein produces MSKTQYADALKDFEMTLSQKSFATKKITFSGVGQKDVYNITAPFESAGKTIIAGRVESRDSEHSEVFFFEESHDQWLPIEAAPTFSLQDPFFSKINNELLIGGVEIFPAPCGTANKLSWRTIFMKGKDIYSLEKFFQGPEHMKDLRLVELTDHRIGVFTRPQGDKGGRGKIGYTEVDSLKDLSIDIVNDAPIFDQFHDDEWGGANEIHLLSNGTLGILGHIAKFSQNDTVRHYASVAFSYNPRTQVKSAMKIIASRNLFSPGEAKRPDLEDVIFSGGLQRLSNGKARLYVGAGDAEAHWLEIADPFTEWE; encoded by the coding sequence ATGAGCAAAACTCAGTACGCAGATGCACTTAAAGACTTCGAGATGACCCTTTCGCAAAAATCTTTCGCCACGAAGAAAATCACTTTTTCGGGAGTCGGCCAAAAAGATGTCTACAACATCACCGCCCCTTTTGAGTCCGCGGGAAAAACCATCATTGCTGGCCGTGTAGAAAGTCGCGATAGCGAACACTCTGAAGTCTTTTTCTTCGAAGAAAGCCATGATCAATGGCTCCCCATAGAAGCCGCTCCCACTTTCTCTCTACAAGATCCCTTCTTTAGCAAAATCAATAATGAACTGCTTATTGGTGGAGTTGAAATTTTCCCAGCCCCTTGTGGCACTGCCAATAAACTCTCTTGGCGTACTATTTTCATGAAAGGCAAAGATATTTATAGCCTTGAAAAATTCTTCCAAGGTCCTGAACACATGAAAGATTTACGCTTGGTCGAATTGACTGACCACAGGATTGGTGTTTTCACCCGTCCTCAAGGAGACAAAGGCGGACGTGGTAAAATTGGTTACACGGAAGTTGATTCACTTAAGGATTTAAGTATTGATATCGTCAATGACGCTCCCATTTTTGATCAATTTCATGATGATGAATGGGGGGGAGCTAATGAAATTCACCTTTTATCCAATGGCACTTTAGGAATACTAGGACACATTGCTAAATTTTCTCAAAATGACACTGTAAGACACTATGCCTCAGTAGCATTTTCTTATAATCCTCGAACTCAAGTCAAATCCGCAATGAAAATTATTGCCTCACGCAATTTATTTTCACCTGGGGAAGCTAAACGTCCTGATTTAGAGGATGTAATTTTCTCCGGAGGTCTGCAAAGGTTAAGCAATGGCAAAGCTAGACTTTATGTTGGTGCTGGTGACGCCGAAGCTCACTGGTTAGAGATTGCTGACCCCTTCACTGAGTGGGAATAA
- a CDS encoding sulfatase, translating to MNLSPKILGSALLMMTCLIAKAAERPNVVFILTDDQRGDAVGYHKNPLLGIKTPSINKIAAEGVRFENMYCTTSLCSPSRAAFLSGTYTHTHKVYDNFTDYPHDLKSFPLLLQNEGYTTGYIGKWHMGENDDSKRPGFDYWVTHKGQGKYWDTTFNVNGERKTMAGYYAHQVTDMAIDFLDDVDKSKPFALILGHKAPHGPFIPEPKYENIYNHIPVPYPDSSWNLGDKPKWIVDRLQTWHGIYGPLYGFRKDSPDDKASAIVDFEKFVRSYTATVNSVDDSVGRVYDHLEKLGVLDNTILIYSSDNGFLLGEHGMIDKRTMHEASISVPLTVRFPKKIKAGTLIKEQVLSIDLAPTIMELTLGKKMPSAQGLSWAPLLDDSKETEWRKTWLYEYNYEIQFPYTPNVRGIRHGKWKYVAYPHGDGGKLRHMEELYNMERDPAESRNLAKDPQYASIKKKLVAELAKTLKATGAKPDKMPLDMGIKSELPEESIR from the coding sequence ATGAACTTATCTCCAAAAATTCTCGGCTCAGCTTTGCTGATGATGACTTGCCTCATTGCGAAAGCTGCTGAACGCCCCAACGTGGTCTTCATCTTAACTGATGACCAACGCGGTGATGCGGTTGGCTACCACAAAAATCCACTCTTGGGAATCAAGACTCCTAGCATTAACAAAATTGCTGCCGAGGGAGTTCGTTTTGAAAACATGTACTGCACAACCTCACTTTGTTCACCGAGTCGCGCCGCTTTCCTCTCGGGCACTTACACCCATACACATAAAGTTTACGATAACTTCACCGACTATCCCCACGACCTCAAAAGCTTCCCCCTACTCCTTCAAAACGAAGGCTATACCACTGGCTACATAGGTAAATGGCACATGGGTGAGAATGATGATAGCAAGCGCCCTGGTTTTGATTATTGGGTGACTCACAAGGGACAAGGAAAGTACTGGGACACAACTTTTAACGTCAATGGTGAAAGAAAGACCATGGCGGGCTACTACGCGCATCAGGTTACTGATATGGCCATCGACTTTCTCGATGATGTCGACAAGAGCAAGCCTTTTGCACTCATCCTCGGTCACAAAGCACCTCATGGCCCTTTCATTCCTGAACCCAAATATGAAAATATCTACAATCATATTCCCGTTCCCTACCCGGATAGTTCTTGGAACTTAGGCGATAAACCCAAATGGATTGTTGATCGTTTACAAACTTGGCATGGTATCTATGGTCCTCTCTATGGCTTCCGTAAAGATTCCCCCGATGATAAAGCTTCTGCCATTGTTGATTTCGAAAAATTTGTTCGTAGCTATACCGCCACAGTTAATTCCGTGGATGATAGCGTCGGTCGCGTCTATGATCACCTCGAGAAATTAGGCGTGCTCGATAACACCATCCTCATTTATAGTTCCGACAACGGTTTTTTACTCGGTGAGCATGGCATGATTGATAAACGCACCATGCACGAAGCGAGTATCAGCGTTCCTTTGACTGTACGCTTCCCGAAAAAGATCAAAGCTGGCACACTCATCAAAGAACAAGTGCTCTCTATTGATCTCGCTCCCACTATTATGGAACTTACCCTAGGCAAAAAAATGCCTTCTGCACAAGGCCTTTCTTGGGCTCCACTTCTAGATGATTCAAAAGAAACTGAATGGCGCAAGACCTGGCTCTATGAATACAACTACGAAATTCAATTTCCCTACACCCCTAATGTTCGCGGCATCCGTCATGGCAAGTGGAAATATGTAGCTTATCCCCATGGTGATGGTGGCAAACTCCGTCACATGGAAGAACTCTATAATATGGAGCGTGACCCCGCCGAGAGCCGCAACTTAGCCAAAGACCCGCAATACGCTTCAATCAAGAAAAAACTAGTGGCGGAATTAGCAAAGACACTTAAAGCAACCGGTGCCAAGCCAGATAAAATGCCCCTCGATATGGGCATCAAATCCGAGCTGCCCGAAGAGTCCATTCGTTAA